GTTCCTGAGTTTTCACCGGAAGAAACTAAATTGATAGATCCTACTAAATAAGAGATATCTTGTTTTAACATCCTAATAATCAAGAAAAATGAAATTAGATATTATAAAAAATCAGTGGCTTGATATCGTATTCGAAGGACGTAATAAGATATATGGAGCATATGAGCTAAGAAAAGCAAATACTAAAACAACGGTAAAAGCGCTTATCATTGGTTCTGTTATTTTTGCCTTTGCTGTTGCAGCTCCTCTTATTGCAAGCTTTTTACCAGATTCTAGTGAAGATGATGCGAATAAAGATATTAAGATTGCTACAGTAAAATTACCTCCTAAAAAAGAGGAAGTTAAGCCAAATGAACCACCACCACCACCACCACCACCAAAAGTGGATCAGGTTAAGTTTGTGAAACCGGTTGTTGCTAAGGCAAATGAAGTTACTGAAGATCCTCCAAAAATTGAGGAACTTAAAGATAAAAAAGTTGGTTCTGAAACTATCAAAGGAGATCCGGATGCAGTTTTAACTGTTGATGAGCCAGTAGGTACTGGAACTGCTGCAGTAGTTGAAGAAGATAACCAAGTATATAACACAGCTGGTATCGAAGTAAAACCGGATTTCCCTGGAGGAATTGATAAATTCTACAAATTCGTAGGAAACAATTATAAGACTCCTGAAGAAGAAGGTTTAAAAGGTAAAGTTTATGTTACGTTTGTAGTTGAAAAAGACGGTTCAT
This window of the uncultured Flavobacterium sp. genome carries:
- a CDS encoding energy transducer TonB, whose amino-acid sequence is MKLDIIKNQWLDIVFEGRNKIYGAYELRKANTKTTVKALIIGSVIFAFAVAAPLIASFLPDSSEDDANKDIKIATVKLPPKKEEVKPNEPPPPPPPPKVDQVKFVKPVVAKANEVTEDPPKIEELKDKKVGSETIKGDPDAVLTVDEPVGTGTAAVVEEDNQVYNTAGIEVKPDFPGGIDKFYKFVGNNYKTPEEEGLKGKVYVTFVVEKDGSLTDIKVLRDIGYGTGAEAIRVLKKCPKWTPGEQNGKKVRVLYSLPITIQSAD